From the Solanum pennellii chromosome 4, SPENNV200 genome, one window contains:
- the LOC107017663 gene encoding 60S ribosomal protein L6-like, which yields MAAKKTLRNPELIRGVGKFSRSKMYHKKGLWAIKKKNGGKFPQHQKKPISAPPAEKSPKFYPADDVKKPLVNKHKPKPTKLRASISPGTVLIILAGRFKGKRVVFLKQLLSGLLLVTGPFKLNGVPLRRVNQAYVIGTSTKVDVSGVNVEKIDDKYFAKEAEKKQKKGEGEFFEEKKEEKNELPQEKKDAQKAVDASLIKAIEAVPDLKGYLSARFSLKSGMKPHELVF from the exons ATGGCGGCCAAGAAGACACTCCGTAACCCAGAGCTAATTCGCGGCGTGGGTAAGTTCTCACGTTCCAAAATGTACCACAAAAAGGGTTTATGggcaatcaagaagaaaaacgGTGGAAAATTCCCTCAACACCAGAAAAAACCAATCTCAGCTCCACCAGCTGAGAAATCCCCAAAGTTCTACCCTGCTGATGACGTGAAAAAACCCCTTGTAAACAAGCACAAACCAAAACCCACGAAGCTAAGAGCGAGTATTTCTCCAGGGACAGTGTTGATTATCCTTGCTGGTAGGTTTAAGGGGAAGAGAGTTGTTTTCTTGAAACAGCTTTTATCTGGGTTGCTTCTTGTTACTGGGCCTTTTAAACTTAATGGGGTTCCTTTAAGACGTGTTAATCAAGCTTATGTGATCGGTACTTCAACGAAAGTTGATGTTAGTGGAGTGAATGTTGAGAAGATTGATGATAAGTATTTTGCTAAGGAAGCTGAGAAGAAGCAGAAGAAGGGTGAAGGGGAGTTttttgaagagaaaaaagag GAGAAGAATGAGCTTCCACAGGAAAAGAAAGATGCCCAGAAAGCCGTAGATGCATCATTGATTAAGGCCATTGAGGCTGTTCCTGATTTGAAGGGTTATTTATCTGCAAGGTTTTCACTAAAGTCAGGCAtgaaaccacatgagctagtgtttTAG
- the LOC107015694 gene encoding fumarylacetoacetase-like isoform X1 translates to MGLKSFLEVQSDSQFPIENLPYGVFRPAPDFEPRIGVAIGDYVLDLSVIASADLFDGPLLKNSDCFNQSNLNKFLELGRPAWKEARATLQKLLSDTEPILRDDAFLRQKALQPMDNAEMLLPVAIGDYTDFYSNINHATNCGLMFRGSENPIKPNWFCLPIAYHGRASSIVVSGTDIIRPRGQDRPKGNSPPYFGPSRKMDFELEMAAVVGPGNKLGKPIDVNEAADHIFGLVLMNDWSARDIQGWECVPLGPFLGKSFGTTISPWIVTLDALEPFVCDGPKQNPPPLPYLAEKESRNYDIELEVLIKPAGQEHSYAVTKSNFKHLYWTISQQLAHHTVNGCNLRPGDLLGSGTMSGPEPGTYGSLLELTWNGTKPLSLGGVTRTFIEDGDEVIFTGCCKGNGYTVGFGKCSVSPIRSIKPFDCGNMSWLLAVCSYFLLSYYFFLLPTSRPTTVGYRFT, encoded by the exons ATGGGATTGAAATCGTTCCTCGAAGTTCAATCGGATTCCCAATTTCCGATCGAGAACCTTCCGTACGGCGTTTTCCGGCCTGCGCCGGATTTTGAACCTAGAATTGGTGTCGCCATTGGTGATTACGTTTTGGATCTCTCCGTTATTGCTTCCGCCGATCTATTTGACGGTCCTCTTCTCAAAAATTCAGATTGTTTCAATCAG TCTAATCTCAACAAGTTCCTGGAACTGGGACGTCCTGCATGGAAGGAAGCTCGTGCTACATTACAAAAGCTATTGTCTG ATACTGAACCAATATTGCGTGACGATGCATTTCTGAGGCAAAAAGCTCTTCAGCCTATG GACAATGCGGAAATGCTTCTTCCTGTTGCCATTGGAGACTATACTGACTTCTATTCAAACATAAATCATGCCACGAATTGTGGGCTCATGTTTCGTGGCTCTGAGAACCCAATCAAACCAAACTG GTTTTGTCTTCCTATCGCATACCATGGACGTGCCTCATCTATTGTTGTATCGGGCACTGACATTATAAGACCAAG AGGACAGGATCGTCCCAAAGGGAATTCACCACCATATTTTGGACCATCTCGTAAAATGGACTTTGAGCTAGAAATG GCTGCTGTAGTTGGGCCTGGAAATAAACTCGGAAAGCCTATAGATGTTAATGAAGCTGCAGATCACATATTTGGCCTCGTCTTGATGAATGATTGGAGCG CAAGAGATATCCAGGGATGGGAATGTGTACCTCTCGGTCCCTTTCTTGGGAAGAGCTTCG GCACAACTATATCGCCTTGGATTGTGACTTTAGATGCTCTGGAACCTTTTGTTTGTGATGGTCCAAAGCAG AATCCTCCTCCCTTGCCATATCTCGCGGAGAAGGAATCCAGAAACTACGACATAGAGTTGGAG GTTTTGATTAAACCTGCTGGACAAGAACACTCCTATGCTGTCACGAAAAGCAACTTCAAGCACTT ATATTGGACAATTTCGCAACAACTTGCTCACCATACTGTTAACGGTTGCAACCTAAGGCCCGGTGATCTTCTTGGATCCGGAACTATGAGTGGACCT GAACCAGGAACTTATGGAAGCCTTCTTGAATTAACGTGGAACGGAACAAAACCTCTATCTTTAGGTGGAGTAACTCGTACGTTCATAGAAGATGGAGATGAAGTCATATTCACTGGGTGTTGCAAG GGAAATGGCTATACAGTTGGTTTCGGAAAATGCTCAG TATCACCAATTCGTTCAATAAAACCATTCGATTGTGGAAATATGTCTTGGCTCCTGGCAGTATGTTCTTATTTTCTGttgtcatattatttttttctccttccAACATCTAGGCCAACAACAGTTGGTTACAGGTTCACGTGA
- the LOC107015694 gene encoding fumarylacetoacetase-like isoform X3 — MGLKSFLEVQSDSQFPIENLPYGVFRPAPDFEPRIGVAIGDYVLDLSVIASADLFDGPLLKNSDCFNQSNLNKFLELGRPAWKEARATLQKLLSDTEPILRDDAFLRQKALQPMDNAEMLLPVAIGDYTDFYSNINHATNCGLMFRGSENPIKPNWFCLPIAYHGRASSIVVSGTDIIRPRGQDRPKGNSPPYFGPSRKMDFELEMAAVVGPGNKLGKPIDVNEAADHIFGLVLMNDWSARDIQGWECVPLGPFLGKSFGTTISPWIVTLDALEPFVCDGPKQNPPPLPYLAEKESRNYDIELEVLIKPAGQEHSYAVTKSNFKHLYWTISQQLAHHTVNGCNLRPGDLLGSGTMSGPEPGTYGSLLELTWNGTKPLSLGGVTRTFIEDGDEVIFTGCCKGNGYTVGFGKCSG, encoded by the exons ATGGGATTGAAATCGTTCCTCGAAGTTCAATCGGATTCCCAATTTCCGATCGAGAACCTTCCGTACGGCGTTTTCCGGCCTGCGCCGGATTTTGAACCTAGAATTGGTGTCGCCATTGGTGATTACGTTTTGGATCTCTCCGTTATTGCTTCCGCCGATCTATTTGACGGTCCTCTTCTCAAAAATTCAGATTGTTTCAATCAG TCTAATCTCAACAAGTTCCTGGAACTGGGACGTCCTGCATGGAAGGAAGCTCGTGCTACATTACAAAAGCTATTGTCTG ATACTGAACCAATATTGCGTGACGATGCATTTCTGAGGCAAAAAGCTCTTCAGCCTATG GACAATGCGGAAATGCTTCTTCCTGTTGCCATTGGAGACTATACTGACTTCTATTCAAACATAAATCATGCCACGAATTGTGGGCTCATGTTTCGTGGCTCTGAGAACCCAATCAAACCAAACTG GTTTTGTCTTCCTATCGCATACCATGGACGTGCCTCATCTATTGTTGTATCGGGCACTGACATTATAAGACCAAG AGGACAGGATCGTCCCAAAGGGAATTCACCACCATATTTTGGACCATCTCGTAAAATGGACTTTGAGCTAGAAATG GCTGCTGTAGTTGGGCCTGGAAATAAACTCGGAAAGCCTATAGATGTTAATGAAGCTGCAGATCACATATTTGGCCTCGTCTTGATGAATGATTGGAGCG CAAGAGATATCCAGGGATGGGAATGTGTACCTCTCGGTCCCTTTCTTGGGAAGAGCTTCG GCACAACTATATCGCCTTGGATTGTGACTTTAGATGCTCTGGAACCTTTTGTTTGTGATGGTCCAAAGCAG AATCCTCCTCCCTTGCCATATCTCGCGGAGAAGGAATCCAGAAACTACGACATAGAGTTGGAG GTTTTGATTAAACCTGCTGGACAAGAACACTCCTATGCTGTCACGAAAAGCAACTTCAAGCACTT ATATTGGACAATTTCGCAACAACTTGCTCACCATACTGTTAACGGTTGCAACCTAAGGCCCGGTGATCTTCTTGGATCCGGAACTATGAGTGGACCT GAACCAGGAACTTATGGAAGCCTTCTTGAATTAACGTGGAACGGAACAAAACCTCTATCTTTAGGTGGAGTAACTCGTACGTTCATAGAAGATGGAGATGAAGTCATATTCACTGGGTGTTGCAAG GGAAATGGCTATACAGTTGGTTTCGGAAAATGCTCAG GTTAA
- the LOC107015694 gene encoding fumarylacetoacetase-like isoform X2: protein MGLKSFLEVQSDSQFPIENLPYGVFRPAPDFEPRIGVAIGDYVLDLSVIASADLFDGPLLKNSDCFNQSNLNKFLELGRPAWKEARATLQKLLSDTEPILRDDAFLRQKALQPMDNAEMLLPVAIGDYTDFYSNINHATNCGLMFRGSENPIKPNWFCLPIAYHGRASSIVVSGTDIIRPRGQDRPKGNSPPYFGPSRKMDFELEMAAVVGPGNKLGKPIDVNEAADHIFGLVLMNDWSARDIQGWECVPLGPFLGKSFGTTISPWIVTLDALEPFVCDGPKQNPPPLPYLAEKESRNYDIELEVLIKPAGQEHSYAVTKSNFKHLYWTISQQLAHHTVNGCNLRPGDLLGSGTMSGPEPGTYGSLLELTWNGTKPLSLGGVTRTFIEDGDEVIFTGCCKGNGYTVGFGKCSGKILPSPY, encoded by the exons ATGGGATTGAAATCGTTCCTCGAAGTTCAATCGGATTCCCAATTTCCGATCGAGAACCTTCCGTACGGCGTTTTCCGGCCTGCGCCGGATTTTGAACCTAGAATTGGTGTCGCCATTGGTGATTACGTTTTGGATCTCTCCGTTATTGCTTCCGCCGATCTATTTGACGGTCCTCTTCTCAAAAATTCAGATTGTTTCAATCAG TCTAATCTCAACAAGTTCCTGGAACTGGGACGTCCTGCATGGAAGGAAGCTCGTGCTACATTACAAAAGCTATTGTCTG ATACTGAACCAATATTGCGTGACGATGCATTTCTGAGGCAAAAAGCTCTTCAGCCTATG GACAATGCGGAAATGCTTCTTCCTGTTGCCATTGGAGACTATACTGACTTCTATTCAAACATAAATCATGCCACGAATTGTGGGCTCATGTTTCGTGGCTCTGAGAACCCAATCAAACCAAACTG GTTTTGTCTTCCTATCGCATACCATGGACGTGCCTCATCTATTGTTGTATCGGGCACTGACATTATAAGACCAAG AGGACAGGATCGTCCCAAAGGGAATTCACCACCATATTTTGGACCATCTCGTAAAATGGACTTTGAGCTAGAAATG GCTGCTGTAGTTGGGCCTGGAAATAAACTCGGAAAGCCTATAGATGTTAATGAAGCTGCAGATCACATATTTGGCCTCGTCTTGATGAATGATTGGAGCG CAAGAGATATCCAGGGATGGGAATGTGTACCTCTCGGTCCCTTTCTTGGGAAGAGCTTCG GCACAACTATATCGCCTTGGATTGTGACTTTAGATGCTCTGGAACCTTTTGTTTGTGATGGTCCAAAGCAG AATCCTCCTCCCTTGCCATATCTCGCGGAGAAGGAATCCAGAAACTACGACATAGAGTTGGAG GTTTTGATTAAACCTGCTGGACAAGAACACTCCTATGCTGTCACGAAAAGCAACTTCAAGCACTT ATATTGGACAATTTCGCAACAACTTGCTCACCATACTGTTAACGGTTGCAACCTAAGGCCCGGTGATCTTCTTGGATCCGGAACTATGAGTGGACCT GAACCAGGAACTTATGGAAGCCTTCTTGAATTAACGTGGAACGGAACAAAACCTCTATCTTTAGGTGGAGTAACTCGTACGTTCATAGAAGATGGAGATGAAGTCATATTCACTGGGTGTTGCAAG GGAAATGGCTATACAGTTGGTTTCGGAAAATGCTCAGGTAAAATTCTTCCATCACCATACTAA
- the LOC107015695 gene encoding BAG family molecular chaperone regulator 5, mitochondrial: protein MKTSRRTSYYSSVGVDVGAGASTVTYFAENDQSTPKIIQVPIQSPPENNELRNPSAPIGKAAVKIQSAYRSHVVRNLVKKISAVNSEANYLQRLIQRQDTVDAVRSSERERIRMNEALMNLLLRLDSVPGIDPSVRELRRDLSRRIVGLQEILDAVSDTKIQNWDGFLMDWDDVVERMEMDVCKERGGGDELEAFCAEHLGFRCLQRFLRDQ from the exons ATGAAGACTTCTCGCAGAACTAGCTATTACTCTTCCGTCGGTGTTGATGTTGGTGCTGGTGCTTCCACAGTTACTTATTTTGCGGAAAATGACCAATCTACCCCGAAGATCATCCAAGTTCCAATTCAGTCCCCGCCGGAAAATAATGAACTTCGGAACCCGTCGGCTCCGATAGGAAAGGCTGCTGTTAAGATACAGTCAGCTTACAGATCTCACGTAGTTCGAAACCTTGTAAAGAAGATCTCAGCCGTCAATTCTGAAGCCAATTATTTACAGCGTCTTATCCAACGACAG GACACAGTTGACGCTGTAAGGTCCAGTGAACGAGAGAGAATCAGGATGAACGAGGCACTGATGAATTTGCTATTGAGATTAGACTCAGTTCCAGGAATTGATCCATCTGTCAGGGAGCTGAGACGAGATCTGAGTCGCCGGATTGTAGGGCTGCAAGAGATACTAGATGCTGTTTCTGACACTAAAATACAGAACTGGGATGGATTTCTAATGGATTGGGATGATGTTGTAGAGAGGATGGAAATGGATGTATGCAAAGAGAGAGGTGGCGGCGATGAACTAGAGGCGTTTTGTGCTGAGCATTTGGGATTTCGATGCCTACAAAGGTTTCTCCGCGATCAATGA
- the LOC107015783 gene encoding rho GDP-dissociation inhibitor 1-like encodes MGFDDKNKEGEEESAPVCEGKKGGIADSDSEIEHEVHENKVSRQMSESSMYTTEDEDEDENTNKIELGPQCTLKEQFEKDKDDESLRRWKEQLLGSVDINAVGESLDPEVKILSLEIKSPGRADIVLPIPEDGKPKSPWFVLKEGSKYHLKFTFQVNNNIVTGLKYTNTVWKTGIKVDSMKEMIGAFSPQTEPYTHEMPEETTPSGIFARGSYSARTKFLDDDNKCYLEINYTFDIKKEWQAI; translated from the exons ATGGGTTTTGATGACAAAAACAAGGAGGGTGAAGAGGAATCAGCCCCTGTTTGTGAGGGAAAGAAAGGTGGAATTGCTGATTCTGATTCTGAGATTGAACATGAGGTTCATGAGAATAAAGTTAGCAGACAGATGAGTGAAAGTTCAATGTATACTACTgaggatgaagatgaagatgaaaataCTAATAAGATTGAGTTGGGTCCTCAATGTACTCTCAAAGAACAATTTGAGAAAGATAAG GATGATGAAAGTTTGAGAAGATGGAAGGAGCAGCTTCTTGGAAGTGTGGATATTAATGCTGTTGGAG AGTCACTCGATCCAGAAGTGAAGATCTTGAGCCTTGAAATTAAGTCCCCAGGTAGAGCTGATATTGTTCTCCCAATTCCAGAGGATGGAAAACCCAAAAGTCCATGGTTTGTCCTGAAAGAAGGGAGTAAATACCACCTGAAATTCACGTTTCAGGTCAACAATAATATAGTGACAGGTCTCAAATACACAAACACAGTTTGGAAAACTGGTATCAAAG TGGACAGCATGAAAGAAATGATCGGGGCCTTTAGTCCTCAAACTGAGCCATATACACATGAGATGCCAGAAGAGACTACCCCGTCTGGCATTTTCGCAAGAGGATCTTACTCGGCTAGGACAAAG TTCCTTGATGATGATAACAAGTGCTATTTGGAGATCAACTACACATTTGATATTAAGAAAGAATGGCAGGCAATATGA